A window from Leptospira meyeri encodes these proteins:
- the rplQ gene encoding 50S ribosomal protein L17, translating to MNKRNKVKQLNRSADHRKAMIQNMVISLLRHERIESSVAKLKVARSYAERIITRAKRNLDANLANLDEQKKNAAILHNTRYLYSHLGDQEIVNKLLKDLANRYAERVGGYTRIIRLVNRPSDNTAMGILELVDRKTQDELKAETKAKREEKKPAKKEEKPKKAKKEKAATK from the coding sequence ATGAATAAACGTAATAAAGTTAAACAACTCAATAGATCCGCAGATCATAGAAAAGCTATGATCCAAAATATGGTAATCTCTTTACTTCGCCACGAAAGAATTGAATCTTCTGTTGCGAAGTTGAAGGTGGCACGTTCTTATGCAGAACGAATCATCACAAGAGCAAAACGCAACCTAGATGCAAACTTAGCAAATCTTGACGAACAAAAGAAAAATGCTGCGATTTTACACAACACAAGGTATCTTTATAGCCACCTTGGTGACCAAGAAATCGTAAACAAACTTTTGAAAGACCTAGCGAATCGTTATGCTGAAAGAGTAGGTGGATACACAAGAATCATTCGTTTGGTAAACCGCCCTTCAGACAACACAGCGATGGGTATTTTGGAACTTGTGGATCGCAAAACTCAAGATGAGTTAAAAGCAGAAACAAAAGCAAAACGCGAAGAGAAAAAGCCCGCTAAGAAAGAAGAAAAACCTAAAAAAGCCAAAAAAGAAAAAGCTGCTACAAAATAA
- a CDS encoding PAS domain-containing sensor histidine kinase, with translation MLPSLSTSDSIWHTAFSASPIGMALTDMQTGLYVDANEVYCTWLGRTREEVIGKSTLDLGIYSNVNDREYILAGLKRDGYVLNLEVPLVAKTGATVTILFSGRIVENGKYLLSAGQNITALKEKEYLAAVLQSELVISKELFESVFRLNPAAVSLSNAETGQYDDVNEAYCRLIGFSREEIVGKTSHELNIWITKLDRARLLEEVQKKGWSTGLEASIRTKTGEIRHVVSGNTILNNHGRPTLLAILIDITESKQNKEALEFAVKERTKELNRILEDLQKTQDQLILSEKMATLGQLVASVAHEINNPLAAISAFSEQIHNRMGNFGTRLFQIKECFSKYSEKEINEIISWVIELFTIKPKTYVFAESRKAKKTLEALFVDLGIETAYDLADRIVDLGVSDFIIENQNMLSHFKSSPILELVLSELNTLRSVESIRLAVERTSKIVYSLKNYGRFDRNEAKSDINVVDTIETVLTLYQNKMKTGVECIRLYNANPVLAGYPDELIQIWTNLIYNALQAMAFKGILTIQVDELETEIIVRIQDNGPGIPPAIQKRIFEPFYTTKEKGEGTGLGLGIVKQSVEERHRGRILFQSEPGHTEFQVYLPKP, from the coding sequence ATGCTCCCTTCCCTATCCACATCAGATTCCATTTGGCATACTGCCTTTAGTGCAAGTCCTATTGGGATGGCTCTCACTGATATGCAGACCGGACTCTATGTTGATGCCAATGAAGTCTATTGTACATGGCTTGGAAGAACAAGAGAAGAGGTAATTGGTAAATCCACTTTGGATTTAGGGATTTATTCGAATGTCAATGACAGAGAATATATTCTGGCAGGTTTGAAAAGGGATGGATATGTATTAAATTTAGAGGTGCCACTGGTTGCAAAAACGGGGGCTACTGTCACTATCCTCTTTAGTGGCCGAATTGTAGAAAATGGAAAGTATCTACTTTCGGCAGGTCAGAATATCACTGCGCTTAAAGAAAAGGAATACCTTGCCGCTGTATTACAAAGTGAATTGGTGATTAGCAAAGAACTTTTTGAAAGTGTATTTCGACTAAACCCAGCAGCTGTTAGTTTATCGAACGCCGAAACTGGTCAATACGACGATGTCAACGAGGCATACTGCCGCTTAATTGGATTCTCAAGAGAAGAAATTGTCGGAAAAACCTCTCATGAATTGAATATTTGGATCACAAAGCTAGACCGTGCAAGGCTATTGGAGGAAGTCCAAAAAAAAGGATGGAGCACCGGATTGGAAGCGAGCATTCGTACGAAAACGGGTGAAATTCGTCATGTTGTTTCGGGGAATACAATTCTAAATAACCATGGTAGACCAACCTTACTTGCAATTCTTATTGATATCACCGAATCCAAACAAAACAAAGAAGCATTAGAATTTGCAGTCAAAGAAAGAACAAAAGAATTGAATCGTATTCTCGAAGATCTACAAAAAACACAAGATCAATTGATTCTTTCCGAGAAAATGGCCACCTTGGGTCAGTTAGTTGCAAGTGTGGCCCATGAGATCAATAATCCTCTTGCTGCCATTTCAGCATTTAGTGAACAGATTCATAATCGAATGGGTAATTTTGGAACGCGATTGTTTCAAATCAAAGAATGTTTCTCAAAGTATTCAGAGAAGGAAATTAATGAAATTATTTCTTGGGTGATTGAGTTATTTACAATCAAACCAAAGACATATGTATTTGCCGAATCAAGAAAAGCCAAAAAAACTTTGGAGGCCCTTTTTGTTGATTTAGGAATCGAAACTGCTTATGATTTGGCTGATAGAATCGTAGATTTAGGCGTTTCTGATTTTATTATAGAAAATCAAAATATGTTATCTCATTTTAAATCTTCCCCCATATTAGAGTTAGTTTTGTCAGAGTTGAATACTCTTAGAAGTGTAGAATCAATTCGTCTTGCAGTAGAAAGAACTTCTAAAATTGTTTATAGTTTAAAAAATTACGGGCGTTTTGATCGAAACGAAGCCAAGTCGGATATTAACGTAGTCGATACAATCGAAACGGTCCTGACTCTTTACCAGAACAAAATGAAAACCGGAGTAGAATGCATTCGTTTGTATAACGCAAATCCGGTTTTAGCAGGTTATCCAGATGAACTCATCCAGATTTGGACAAACCTAATTTACAATGCATTACAGGCCATGGCCTTTAAGGGGATTCTTACCATACAAGTGGACGAATTGGAAACTGAGATTATTGTGAGGATTCAGGACAATGGACCAGGAATTCCTCCTGCCATTCAGAAACGAATTTTTGAACCCTTTTATACGACAAAGGAAAAAGGAGAAGGAACAGGACTTGGTCTTGGGATTGTAAAACAATCTGTGGAAGAAAGGCACCGTGGCCGGATTCTGTTCCAATCGGAACCCGGACACACGGAATTTCAAGTGTACCTTCCGAAACCTTAG
- a CDS encoding 1-acyl-sn-glycerol-3-phosphate acyltransferase: MTEKEATLGRWHKEFFENIHLFVKSGLTESEAKSILEEFLILSQSTPKPKVMDIFQEPERLEEIGVFTDIRPEPRDFMLKFLDPIMNKFKVEGTENLKLLDGVIGKYPVTLISNHLSHLDAPAIFTLLYNSGPEGRKIAESLVFIAGRLAFEPDFTRLGLYMFGTLLVCSKKDMADNPSLSDVMTKINMRAFRNSQKLQSDGKVISIFPEGTRSRDGRLMPFVDTVYHYVANKVILPISLEGTEKILPIEGLLFNQAVGKLVIGKPVLVGELTKKEMESFPSHIEQISFPGTGDKKQFIIDNLALLVGSNLNKHKHGTYRNLYKGDVRETNQLISLPKKPDEHVVIIGSSNMSVAFACVMANKNVKVTIYSPDSEMVKQSNEEKRDIIHYPIYKLPPNIEFSDKPEVLESATLFIQGTNPWEFDNIYSKIRSHLQKNKSPMVNVIKGFTGSKKGLILEDLHELLLIERDRLAVVSGACYPDQIMERKISGFEISAFEDSLIPKLKDLLTNNYVFTRTAINSRDTKGVQLGGALKTVYALAMGLVEGYFKRELGGNVDNTLFHLSNRFFNEMVSIGVLLGGDPTTFNGLSGMTDFMLACFGSDTRDRKYGYDLAYGTRPEKITNGFYGLKVLPNLIQLDEKRHPIVTAAYRTVIQNEDFDLIAEKLQMQLAR; encoded by the coding sequence ATGACAGAAAAAGAAGCCACTTTGGGACGCTGGCATAAAGAATTTTTTGAGAACATCCACCTATTTGTAAAATCAGGTCTCACCGAGTCTGAAGCAAAGTCCATTTTAGAAGAGTTTTTAATTCTCTCACAAAGTACACCAAAACCAAAGGTCATGGATATCTTCCAAGAACCAGAACGATTGGAAGAGATTGGAGTTTTCACGGACATTCGTCCTGAACCTCGCGACTTCATGTTAAAATTTCTCGATCCCATCATGAATAAATTCAAGGTGGAAGGAACAGAAAACCTGAAACTTTTGGATGGGGTCATTGGCAAATATCCTGTCACCTTAATCTCCAACCATTTAAGTCATTTGGATGCACCGGCAATTTTTACTCTGCTTTACAATTCAGGACCAGAAGGAAGAAAAATTGCAGAGTCACTTGTCTTTATCGCAGGGAGACTTGCTTTCGAACCAGACTTCACCCGCCTGGGTCTTTATATGTTTGGGACGCTTCTTGTTTGCTCCAAAAAGGATATGGCCGACAACCCTTCTCTTTCCGATGTGATGACTAAAATCAATATGCGAGCATTCCGGAATTCTCAAAAATTACAATCAGATGGAAAGGTTATTTCTATTTTTCCAGAAGGAACAAGGTCTCGCGATGGAAGACTTATGCCATTTGTGGACACAGTGTACCATTATGTTGCAAACAAGGTAATTCTTCCGATCTCTCTAGAAGGTACGGAAAAAATTCTCCCAATAGAGGGTTTACTTTTTAACCAAGCAGTTGGAAAACTTGTTATCGGCAAACCAGTGCTTGTTGGAGAACTTACAAAAAAAGAAATGGAATCTTTTCCATCTCATATAGAACAAATTTCTTTTCCAGGAACAGGCGATAAAAAACAGTTTATCATCGATAACTTAGCACTTCTTGTCGGTAGCAACTTAAACAAACACAAACACGGAACCTATCGTAATCTTTATAAAGGTGATGTCAGAGAAACCAACCAACTAATTTCACTTCCTAAAAAACCGGATGAACATGTGGTCATCATTGGATCTTCCAATATGTCTGTTGCTTTTGCATGTGTGATGGCAAATAAAAACGTAAAAGTGACTATCTACAGTCCCGATTCAGAAATGGTGAAACAGAGTAATGAAGAAAAACGAGATATAATCCATTATCCTATTTACAAACTACCACCAAACATTGAATTCTCGGATAAACCAGAAGTACTGGAGTCAGCCACTCTCTTCATCCAAGGTACAAATCCTTGGGAATTTGATAATATTTATTCAAAAATCAGAAGCCATTTGCAAAAAAATAAATCACCAATGGTCAACGTCATCAAAGGCTTTACCGGTTCAAAAAAAGGACTAATTCTTGAAGATTTACATGAATTGTTACTGATTGAAAGAGACCGATTAGCAGTTGTTTCAGGGGCTTGTTACCCAGACCAAATCATGGAGAGAAAAATATCTGGATTTGAAATATCTGCATTTGAAGACTCACTCATTCCAAAACTCAAAGATCTTTTAACAAACAATTATGTTTTTACAAGGACCGCCATAAATTCCAGGGACACCAAAGGTGTCCAACTCGGTGGGGCTTTAAAAACTGTTTATGCTCTTGCCATGGGGCTTGTGGAAGGATATTTCAAACGAGAGTTAGGTGGCAATGTGGATAATACATTGTTTCACTTAAGCAATCGTTTTTTCAACGAAATGGTTTCAATTGGGGTATTACTGGGAGGCGATCCAACTACATTCAATGGCCTATCCGGTATGACAGATTTTATGTTGGCTTGTTTTGGATCTGACACAAGAGACAGAAAGTATGGATACGACCTAGCATATGGAACAAGACCTGAAAAAATCACAAATGGATTTTATGGACTCAAAGTTTTACCAAACCTTATCCAATTAGATGAAAAAAGACATCCCATTGTCACGGCAGCCTACCGAACAGTTATCCAAAATGAGGATTTTGATTTGATTGCCGAAAAATTACAGATGCAACTGGCTCGCTAA
- a CDS encoding ATP phosphoribosyltransferase regulatory subunit, which produces MNQKNKLISSEQKWIPDGFHFLGPEESKNRRILLQSFSELFEKEGYSEISLPSFDYSNSFRSHLDHGFESLLVTKDWDGNELSPGVDLTLQVVKGMAARSHWEENQNVFYFARKIRDHKKRNASRREILQIGVESLGKSDANHILSQIQILNRLWNTSVPKVSFTIVFGHSSFFRSVLGILGWNEEQTKVLRQLLYTKNLPELVSLAARENTSESHMQMIQLLLRPIPVIEMPRFQDSLQKILEPKEWDVLKGDLESITSFFAEWSKVLGEIPCIWDPSLVRDLSYYTGFMFQGYVEGDPEPVFAGGVYNELYESFTGIKKDACGFALHLDSIEEIVNKVK; this is translated from the coding sequence ATGAATCAAAAAAACAAATTAATTTCCTCGGAACAAAAGTGGATTCCGGATGGATTTCATTTTTTAGGCCCTGAAGAAAGCAAAAACCGGCGGATTTTACTACAATCATTTTCAGAGCTCTTTGAAAAAGAAGGTTATTCTGAAATCAGCCTTCCCTCATTTGACTATTCGAATTCGTTTCGTTCTCATCTGGATCATGGCTTTGAGAGTTTACTTGTGACAAAAGACTGGGATGGGAATGAACTTTCCCCTGGTGTGGACTTAACTCTCCAAGTGGTAAAAGGAATGGCTGCTCGTTCCCATTGGGAAGAGAACCAAAATGTATTTTACTTTGCACGTAAGATTCGTGACCACAAAAAACGCAATGCGTCAAGACGAGAAATTTTACAAATTGGCGTGGAGTCGCTTGGGAAGAGCGATGCAAACCATATCCTATCTCAAATTCAAATTTTGAATCGGCTTTGGAATACTTCAGTTCCGAAAGTTTCTTTTACTATTGTTTTTGGTCACTCCTCTTTCTTCCGTTCTGTTTTAGGAATTCTTGGTTGGAATGAAGAACAAACTAAAGTTCTACGACAACTTTTATATACAAAAAACTTACCAGAGTTAGTTTCTCTGGCGGCAAGAGAAAACACATCGGAGTCTCATATGCAGATGATCCAGTTGTTACTCCGACCCATTCCCGTCATCGAGATGCCAAGGTTCCAGGATTCATTGCAAAAGATTTTAGAGCCGAAAGAATGGGATGTCCTGAAAGGAGATTTGGAATCCATTACGAGTTTTTTTGCTGAGTGGTCAAAAGTTCTCGGAGAGATTCCATGTATTTGGGATCCTTCACTCGTGAGAGATCTATCCTATTATACCGGGTTTATGTTTCAAGGGTATGTGGAAGGAGATCCGGAACCGGTTTTTGCCGGTGGCGTTTATAACGAATTGTATGAAAGTTTTACGGGAATTAAGAAAGATGCATGTGGTTTTGCCCTACATCTTGATTCCATAGAAGAAATTGTAAATAAGGTGAAATGA
- a CDS encoding adenylosuccinate synthase, translated as MPANLVVGAQWGDEGKAKVIDYLSKDTDIIVRYQGGANAGHTVVVGGKKYIFHLVPSGIIYDNTTCVIGNGVVLDPEYFLKECADLESHGFKVKEKVLISDSCHILLPYHRLIDEAREAGSSPERKIGTTKKGIGMCYADKMLRNGVRAGDLLDKDLLKRKLTHILEVKNQELVKYYDLEPVNITEMYDFLLDFADKMGKNIVNTVYYLNSELQKGKRVLLEGAQGTGLDIDFGTYPYVTSSNPTTGGALAGSGVSFRYLQDVIGITKAYATRVGEGPFPSEILGEAGDVLRKLGGEYGSTTGRPRRCGWFDVQMIKHAVTVNGINSLVLTKIDVLSHYETIPVVIGYEYKGKKLDFFPSQGLEDVKPLFAEFKGWKDDISGINTFSKLPTLCQSYIKSLQDLVNTKIGIVSTGPDREHTIIMD; from the coding sequence ATGCCTGCAAATTTAGTTGTCGGAGCACAATGGGGTGATGAAGGAAAGGCAAAGGTAATCGATTATCTTTCCAAAGATACAGATATCATTGTTCGGTACCAAGGTGGCGCGAATGCCGGTCATACGGTTGTGGTTGGTGGGAAAAAATACATTTTCCATTTGGTTCCATCTGGAATTATTTATGACAATACCACTTGTGTGATTGGAAACGGAGTGGTTCTTGATCCAGAATACTTTTTAAAGGAATGTGCTGATTTAGAATCGCATGGATTTAAAGTAAAAGAAAAAGTTCTTATCAGTGATTCATGTCATATTCTTCTGCCATACCATCGATTGATCGATGAGGCCAGAGAAGCAGGCTCTTCGCCTGAAAGAAAGATTGGGACCACAAAAAAAGGGATCGGAATGTGTTATGCGGACAAGATGCTTCGCAACGGTGTTCGTGCTGGAGACCTTTTGGATAAGGACCTTCTCAAACGAAAACTGACTCATATTCTGGAAGTAAAAAACCAAGAATTGGTTAAATACTATGACTTGGAACCGGTCAATATCACAGAAATGTATGATTTCCTTTTGGATTTTGCTGACAAAATGGGCAAAAACATTGTGAACACAGTGTACTACCTCAATTCAGAATTACAAAAAGGCAAACGAGTTCTTCTCGAAGGGGCACAAGGAACTGGACTTGATATTGATTTTGGTACCTATCCTTATGTGACTAGCTCCAATCCAACTACTGGTGGAGCACTTGCCGGTTCAGGAGTGAGTTTTCGATATTTACAGGATGTGATTGGGATTACCAAAGCCTATGCAACCAGAGTCGGGGAGGGGCCGTTTCCATCAGAGATTTTAGGCGAAGCAGGTGACGTGCTACGAAAGTTAGGTGGAGAATATGGTTCCACTACGGGAAGGCCGAGAAGATGTGGTTGGTTTGATGTACAAATGATCAAACATGCTGTAACTGTGAACGGGATCAATTCACTTGTATTGACTAAAATTGACGTATTAAGTCATTACGAAACGATTCCAGTCGTTATTGGTTATGAATACAAAGGTAAAAAATTGGATTTTTTCCCATCGCAAGGATTGGAAGACGTCAAACCGTTGTTTGCTGAGTTCAAAGGATGGAAGGATGACATCTCTGGGATCAATACATTCTCAAAGTTACCAACACTTTGCCAGTCTTACATTAAGTCCTTACAGGACCTAGTGAATACAAAAATTGGAATTGTATCGACGGGACCTGATCGTGAGCACACGATCATTATGGACTAA
- a CDS encoding TIGR02757 family protein, which yields MQIDLYLLHNKLEDLRKKYQNLSYLETDPICFPKQYEDPLDIEVVSLISCLYAYGNVKSIQGFLKPIFINLGNSPYQTFLDQDSKFQTFLSDLKVYRFQTKKDNQIFFQTLARVVAEKERTSPLLESIFLDTNEVFEETKSIPRFQSFWEEELKKTTGKKNLSYGLQFLIGKPEAKSPKKRLSLFLRWMVRNSYPDFGIYKRIQPNQIPFPLDVHIQKLIQILGITNRKSFGVKEAYLIKEFFKKLNPADPLLYDFYLTRVGIIEKCTAKYKEDICEVCYLKDVCLVFGSATGN from the coding sequence ATGCAGATTGATTTATACCTACTCCACAATAAGTTAGAAGATCTAAGAAAGAAATACCAAAATCTAAGTTATTTAGAAACAGATCCTATTTGTTTTCCGAAACAGTATGAAGACCCACTTGATATAGAAGTGGTTTCTTTGATTTCCTGTTTGTATGCCTATGGAAACGTAAAAAGTATCCAAGGTTTTCTAAAACCAATCTTTATTAACCTAGGAAACTCTCCCTACCAAACCTTCTTAGATCAGGATTCAAAGTTTCAAACCTTTCTCTCTGACTTAAAGGTTTATCGATTCCAAACAAAAAAAGACAACCAAATCTTCTTTCAAACTTTAGCAAGGGTAGTCGCAGAGAAGGAAAGAACATCCCCTCTCTTAGAATCAATTTTTCTAGATACAAACGAAGTATTTGAGGAAACAAAGTCCATCCCAAGGTTCCAAAGTTTTTGGGAGGAGGAACTGAAAAAAACAACGGGAAAAAAAAATCTTTCTTATGGGTTACAATTTCTCATCGGAAAACCCGAAGCCAAATCTCCCAAAAAACGTTTATCCCTTTTTTTACGTTGGATGGTAAGGAATTCCTATCCTGATTTTGGTATTTACAAAAGGATACAACCAAACCAGATCCCATTCCCCTTGGATGTTCATATCCAAAAATTAATTCAAATTTTAGGAATTACAAACCGGAAAAGTTTTGGAGTTAAAGAAGCATATCTGATTAAAGAATTCTTTAAAAAGTTAAATCCCGCTGATCCTTTGTTATACGACTTTTATCTCACCAGAGTGGGAATTATTGAGAAATGCACTGCGAAATATAAGGAAGATATTTGTGAAGTTTGTTATTTAAAGGATGTTTGTTTGGTATTTGGTAGTGCCACGGGGAATTGA
- a CDS encoding hydroxymethylglutaryl-CoA lyase — MEQIKITEVGPRDGLQNEKTILSTQDKFEFVSRLVESGFKHIELTSFVRKDRIPQMGDALELSKLILPKYQTQVQFSSLTPNAKGYEGAKEAGFSEVAVFTATSETFTKKNINMTIQESLDFFKPIFSQAKSDGIKVRGYISTVIACPYEGKIKPEKTLEVAERLLDAGVYEISLGETIGVAVPSEVESLLEVLLKKIPKNLLAGHFHDTFGMAIANTKQALLMGLRSFDSSAGGLGGCPYAKGAAGNVATEDLVYFLHREGYDTGIQLDSLVSASRFMEEKIGRTLTSRTYIAMKNAD; from the coding sequence TTGGAACAAATTAAGATCACAGAAGTAGGTCCAAGAGATGGACTGCAAAACGAAAAAACCATTCTTTCCACTCAGGATAAATTTGAATTCGTATCACGTCTAGTAGAAAGCGGATTCAAACATATAGAACTCACTTCCTTCGTCCGCAAAGATCGAATCCCACAGATGGGAGATGCATTAGAACTCTCAAAACTCATCCTTCCCAAATACCAAACCCAAGTGCAGTTTTCTTCTCTCACCCCCAACGCCAAAGGGTATGAAGGTGCAAAGGAAGCAGGTTTTTCCGAGGTGGCAGTTTTTACAGCAACCTCGGAAACCTTTACCAAAAAAAATATCAACATGACAATCCAAGAGAGTTTGGATTTTTTTAAACCCATTTTTTCCCAGGCAAAATCCGATGGAATCAAAGTCAGAGGATACATCTCTACTGTCATCGCATGCCCTTATGAAGGGAAAATAAAACCCGAAAAAACTTTAGAGGTCGCTGAACGACTGCTTGATGCCGGAGTGTATGAAATTTCACTCGGGGAAACTATTGGAGTTGCGGTTCCTTCGGAAGTAGAATCTCTTTTGGAAGTACTTTTAAAAAAAATCCCCAAGAATCTACTAGCTGGTCATTTCCATGACACCTTTGGAATGGCCATTGCAAACACCAAACAAGCACTCTTAATGGGACTTCGTAGTTTTGATAGTTCTGCAGGTGGCCTTGGCGGTTGCCCTTATGCCAAAGGAGCTGCGGGTAATGTTGCCACCGAGGACTTAGTTTATTTTTTACATAGGGAAGGGTATGATACAGGAATCCAATTGGATTCTCTGGTTTCAGCAAGTCGGTTTATGGAAGAAAAAATCGGAAGAACACTGACTTCAAGAACTTACATTGCCATGAAGAATGCAGATTGA
- a CDS encoding ABC transporter ATP-binding protein — protein sequence MFTLKNISVRVGGRTLLQNINLVANPKLITGLIGKSGSGKSTLFRLALGLLDKAAGYEWSGSLFWKEEKLPQRQNPKLQPVFQDPHGSFSHIGTMRELLLEPIRIKKGFFLSEETKKNEWVRIETFCNRFDLPKELLNRTKQELSGGQLQRFAILRALLTSPEYLLLDEPVTALDVLVQKKIAEELKQINQTENLGMFIVSHDLGFLSYMCDQIFVLDGGEIVEFGPTNAILSNPKSKLLQTLKEARNHSLGGAVSSSESSN from the coding sequence ATGTTTACGCTTAAAAATATTTCGGTGCGTGTTGGTGGTCGCACACTTTTACAGAATATCAATTTAGTAGCAAATCCAAAACTGATTACCGGCCTGATCGGAAAATCTGGATCTGGAAAATCGACTTTGTTTCGGTTGGCATTGGGACTCCTAGACAAAGCTGCTGGATACGAGTGGAGTGGATCGCTTTTTTGGAAAGAAGAGAAATTACCGCAAAGGCAAAATCCAAAACTCCAGCCAGTTTTCCAAGATCCACATGGAAGTTTTTCCCATATAGGTACGATGAGAGAACTGTTACTCGAGCCAATTCGAATCAAAAAAGGATTTTTTTTATCGGAGGAGACAAAAAAAAATGAATGGGTTCGAATTGAAACATTTTGTAACCGATTTGATTTGCCAAAGGAATTATTGAATAGAACAAAGCAAGAGTTAAGTGGAGGTCAATTACAGCGATTTGCAATCTTAAGAGCCTTACTTACATCTCCAGAATATTTACTTTTGGATGAACCAGTCACCGCTCTTGATGTTCTAGTCCAAAAAAAAATTGCAGAAGAACTAAAACAAATCAACCAAACTGAAAATTTGGGTATGTTTATTGTTTCTCATGATTTAGGATTTTTATCATATATGTGTGATCAAATTTTTGTTTTGGATGGTGGTGAAATTGTAGAATTTGGCCCAACGAATGCAATCCTTTCGAACCCAAAATCTAAGTTGTTACAAACTTTAAAAGAAGCAAGGAATCATTCATTGGGGGGAGCCGTTTCTTCTTCTGAATCATCCAATTGA
- a CDS encoding tetratricopeptide repeat protein, whose amino-acid sequence MFFRSFSLALLFLFPTFIWGQKIIGNVEYPEILWGKDQEFDTSDFPNGSFIYHKDDFILARGKLFQGEPPKSNGSFTYESETITNSGKWNNDTLEILFSGKPNVRLEVIKRLEAGIRFDPQFFPFRYNLGRLYSLEMKYEKALVEFEYAKAEMPNYFKTYLHIAILSEITRQVYYAIMNYKLAVEKNPYDTEALIRLADHYLATGLKNRALLYLNKALKIEEESPNVKLGFARLEMEKGNFHIAYKIFNRTTLTTAEGKPKPYDKKFHYYFAETASKVTDYETAEEEYTKMLTFTNDPFFATVSSKVIARRRDIAKKFAEAKRTQLDDSEEETAPPNE is encoded by the coding sequence ATGTTCTTCCGTAGCTTTAGTCTCGCACTTCTGTTTTTATTCCCCACCTTCATTTGGGGACAAAAAATAATTGGAAACGTGGAATACCCAGAAATCCTCTGGGGCAAAGATCAGGAATTTGATACTTCTGATTTCCCCAATGGATCTTTTATTTATCACAAAGACGACTTTATCCTCGCCAGAGGAAAACTGTTCCAAGGCGAACCCCCCAAATCCAATGGAAGTTTTACCTACGAATCAGAAACCATCACCAATTCAGGAAAATGGAATAATGATACTCTTGAAATTTTATTTTCTGGGAAACCAAATGTTCGTCTAGAAGTGATCAAACGTTTAGAAGCTGGCATACGTTTTGATCCCCAATTTTTTCCCTTCCGGTACAACTTAGGACGTTTGTATTCACTTGAAATGAAATATGAAAAAGCTCTCGTTGAATTTGAATATGCCAAAGCAGAAATGCCAAATTATTTTAAAACTTATCTCCACATCGCCATCCTTTCAGAAATCACGCGCCAAGTATATTATGCGATCATGAATTACAAACTTGCGGTAGAAAAAAACCCCTATGATACCGAAGCATTAATTCGACTGGCTGACCATTATTTGGCGACAGGTTTAAAAAACAGAGCCCTCCTCTATTTGAACAAAGCTTTGAAGATCGAGGAAGAAAGTCCTAATGTGAAATTAGGATTTGCAAGACTAGAAATGGAAAAAGGAAACTTTCATATCGCTTATAAAATTTTTAATCGTACTACTCTCACCACCGCGGAAGGAAAACCAAAGCCTTACGATAAAAAATTTCATTATTATTTTGCAGAAACAGCTTCCAAAGTCACCGATTATGAAACCGCTGAAGAAGAATATACAAAGATGCTCACGTTTACAAATGATCCTTTTTTTGCCACAGTCTCATCCAAAGTGATCGCAAGAAGACGTGACATTGCGAAAAAATTCGCCGAAGCAAAACGAACTCAATTGGATGATTCAGAAGAAGAAACGGCTCCCCCCAATGAATGA